ATCCTGGTAGATCTCGCGGATGAGAATGCGCAGCTGCTTTGAGTCGATCTGCACCACCGCCGCGATATAGCGGTTGCCGCCGTTCATCAGCTCCATCAGGCGCTGGGCTAGCTTCGGCTCGATGCGGCCCAGCACGTTACCGGTGGCGTCCAGCACCACCACGTTGCGGCCTTCGACCACCACATCGACCTTCTCGCCCGTGACCACGGCATCCACCATCGGCCCGCGCTGGATGTCCACCAGCGGGGTGACGGCGGTCTTGCCGGTCTCGGTAATGAACAGGCGCAGGTCGACCAGCTCGCGGCTCGACCGATCGACCACCTGGGGCGTCACCGCGCGGGCGATCAGGCTCTCCAGCCGGTCGTAGTTCTTGCGGGCGATGATGTTGGTGGGCATGATCCGCAGCGCCGAGCCATAGGCCTTGTGGGCCTCATCGAACTGGCCAAGCTCGAAATAGGCCTTGCCAAGGCGGTTGTACGCATCGGCATCCTCGCCAAGCTCGATAATCTGGCGGTTCACATCCACTGCCTCGGTCCAGCTGTTGCGCGAGGCCATCTCGATCGCACGATCCTGGAGCCGCCGCCGCTGGCGCAATTTTTCATCCTGCTTGGTCAACTCTCGCTCCTTTTATCCATAGGGCTATGCGGGGCGCGGGGCTTCCTGCCGCGCTGGCCCGCCGCGAAGGTGGTACAGTAGCCGCCGCTAGATGGGGCAGCCGAGCGCCGGTACGTTCACGCACACCAGCAGGCCCAGCACCCCTAAACTGTTAAACATCATATGGGCGATAATGCCGGGCAAGATGCTCTTGGTCAGGTAGGCCCCGCCAACAAACACCAGCCCCAGCAGAAAGATCGGCACAACCAGCGCTATCTGGCCCTGGGTGACATTAAAGAGGTGCACTGCCGAGAACAGGCCCGCGCTGAACGCCATGGCCAGCCCCAGCTGCCATGGCCGATCGCTGCCCCGCAGCGCGTGGAACAGATAGCCGCGGAAGAGCGTCTCCTCGCCCAGCGGCGCGATCACCACGGCCATGATCGCAAACAGCAGCTGGCCGAAGTAGTCGCCCCGGCTGATCAGCGCGCCAAACTGCGCCGACTGGTTCTGCTCGATATGCAGCACCTGGCTAAAAAACAGCCCCAGCCCAACATTCATCAACAGCGCCAGGATGCCCATCCCCACGCTCGCGCCGATCAGAATAGGCCAGGCGGGCAAGCCGATGCCGATGCTGGCCAGCGGGCTGCGGCGCAGCAGGCGCACGCGCACCAGCGGCACCGCGATAAAGATCAGGTTCTGCAGCAGGGTGGAGATAAAGATCCAGCGGATGCCCAGCAGCCTCAGCAGGCCAGACTCATCCATGCCGCGCAGCTGATCGGGGGTCAGGCCCTGCGCGCGCGCAGCGATGCCTAGCCCCAGACCTTGCACCAGCGCCGAGGTGAGCAGCACCAGCGCCACCACGATCGCCAGATCGATCCACACCACCACCGCCAGCGGCCAGCGCCCGCGCGGGGCTGGGGCAGCGATCTCTGCAGCATTGTCTGTCATTAGGCCGGGGTTCCTTCGCCTACAAGGTCGCCCTGCAGCGACCACGCGCCCGTGTGGCGCACGCGCACCAGCGCCAGCCGCCCGGTCCAATCCTGGGCATCGCTGAAGAACACCAGCTTGTTCTGCGGCGAGCGACCGCGCCACTTGCCCTTGCTCTCGCCCTCCACCAGCACCTCGACGGTCTGGCCAAGGTAGGCGGTGTTCTGCTGGGCCGAGATCTCCTCCTGCAGGCGCTCAAGCTCGACGCGTCGGGCCTGCTTCTCCTCCTCGGGCACGGCGAAGGCCGGGTCCTGCTCCATGTCGCCGGCGCGGGTGCCGGGCCGCCACGAGTAGGCGGCGATGTGCACCTTGCCAAAGCCAATCTCGCGCACCAGATCCACGGTGCCCTCGAAGTGGTGGCGCTGCTCGGCGGGGTGGCCCACGATGATATCGGTGGTCATCGACACGTGGGGGATGGCCGCGCGGATGCGCCCGATCAGGTCGCGGTAGCGCTGTACGGTGTAGCCGCGCCGCATGATCTTCAGAATCTCGTCGTGGCCAGCCTGCACCGGCAGGTTGATCTCGGGCATGCAGCGGGGTAGCTCGGCCACAGTCTGGATGAGCTTGTCGGTCATCCACGCGGGGTGCGATGTGAGGAAGCGCAGCCGCACCAGGCCGGGAACCTCGTGCACCGCCCGCAGCAGGTCGGCCAGGGTCGGGCGGCCCGGCAGGTCGTGCCCCCACGAGTCGACGATCTGGCCCAGCAGCACGATCTCCTTCGCGCCGCGCGCCACGATCCGCGCCACCTCATCCACGATCTCCTCCAGCGGGCGGCTGCGCTCGCGGCCACGGCGAGATGGGATGACGCAGAAGGCGCAGTTCATGTTGCAGCCGTACTGGATGGGCACGTGCACCGACACGGGCGGGTGCTCCCAGCTGGCCACCGGCAGCGCGGGGTCTTCAAGCTGGTAGACCGGGTTCGGCGCGAGCGCCAGCACCTCATCCACCGCCGAGGGCGAGACGAAGTGGTCGACCACCGGCAGCTTCTGGCGGAAGATCGACTGGTTGTTCGGCCCCACCATGCAGCCCCAGAGGACGATGCGGGTATCGGGCTGCTCGCGCTTAACGCGCTGCAGCTCGCCCAGCTTGCCGATGATGCGCTCCTCGGCAGAAGCGCGCACGCTGCACGAGTTCAGCACGATAAAGCTGGCCTCCTCGGGCCGCTCGGCGGGTGCGTAGCCGACCCCCTGGAGGGCCGACTCAAGGCGCTCGGAGTCGGAGATATTCATCTGACATCCGACCGTCCAGACGTAGTAGCGGCGCTCGCGGGGCGTGGTATCGCGCGATGTCGCCGGAGCCGTGTTCTGGAAGGCCTCAAAAGGCATCAGCGTGAGATCTGGCATCGTTCCATTCCTGGGTTTTAGATAGCAGCCGCGCATTATAGCGCATCTGAATGCCCCGCGCAAGCACTGCTATGCCGGGGGAGATCGCGGGAGCGCGGCGCGGCTGCGCGCCGGTTTCCGAAGGGGCCAGCACCTCCCCGCGCTGCGGGGAGGTGCGGTGGGCCGAGATCAATAAAGAACGTGTGCCAGCGCACTCGGCACACGTTCTTCTGAGTGAGGAAAACCTACCAGACGACGATCGGCAGGTTGTTGGCCACGCTCTGGTCGGCGGCGGTGCGCAGCACGCTGAGGCAGCGGTAGGCCGGGTGGCTGCTGGGCACGCTCGCACCCTTCAGCAGGCCCTCCAGCTCCACCAGCTCGCGCTGCAGCGCCACCGAGGAGCCGAAGCTGACCACGCTGTCCTCTTCCTCGTACTCATCGTGGTCGTGATCGTGGTCGTGGTGGTGCTCCTCGCTCTCCTCATCCACCTCCAGCCACACCGGCTCGGCGAAGTCGACCGGCAGGTAGTAGCCGCCGTCGGCCTGGTGGTTGATCAGGTGCGGGAAGCGGGTGCTGGCCTCGCCCTCCCAGATCGACGTCAGCGCGTCATCCGGCTCGGCGTCCAGCTCCTCGGGCAGGGTCAGCACCGAGGCGATGCCCTTGCCCTGCTCCAGGTAGGCCGCGAACAGCCGCAGCTGGTAGAGATCCATGAAGCGGCTGATGCCGCCCTCCCAGATCTCCACGCCGGGCTGGGCCAGCAGGTCAACCTCGACGCCCTCTTCGCGAAGCAGATCCTGAATGTCGGAGAGCCACTCGCGCTCCTCTTCAAAAAGCTCGCGATCCTCCTCTGGTCGGGTGGTAAAGATCGAACCAACCAGCAGGTCTAGCTCTGTCGGATCTGTCGTGTCGCTCATGCAACGCTCCTATGTTCGTATCATTCTCAATCATACGCTCGGTATCAAAAGCGCATGAAGTATACCACGTTCGCGGCGATCGCCGGGAGCGCGGCGGCTCATTCTTCCGCATGATAAAGGATATCGGACGCAGGTCGCAGGCTTGACGCTAGGTATCGTGGGGGGTAGAATCCGCGCTATGTCACAAAACAATCGGGAGCATTCCATGGGCTGGCTTCGTCGGCTGCCGCGGCAGGCCTGGTATATGATCGGCGGGCTGGTATTCGTGTGGTGTGTGGCGGGCAGCGCGCTGGCGGGCTGGGCGGTGGGGCAGAGCGCCGCGCGCTACCAGGGTAAGATCGAGCTGGCCACCGCCGTAGCGCGCGCGATGCAGCTGCCCGACCTGGGCGTGCTAGTCACGAGGCTCGACCGCAGCGGCCCGGCGGCCAGCTCGGGCGTGCGGCGCGGCGATGTGATCGTGGCGGTCAACCGCAGCTCGGTGCAGGATGGGCAGGATCTGGCCGAGCGGATCAAGATCTTCCACCCCGGCGACAGCGTGAGCCTGCAGATCATCCGCGACGACAGCGAGATATCGCTCGATATCACGCTCGCGCCCTTCCCAGGGGCCAAGGCGCGGCCCTACATGGGCATCTACTACACATCTCGC
This portion of the Chloroflexia bacterium SDU3-3 genome encodes:
- a CDS encoding tetratricopeptide repeat protein, translated to MASRNSWTEAVDVNRQIIELGEDADAYNRLGKAYFELGQFDEAHKAYGSALRIMPTNIIARKNYDRLESLIARAVTPQVVDRSSRELVDLRLFITETGKTAVTPLVDIQRGPMVDAVVTGEKVDVVVEGRNVVVLDATGNVLGRIEPKLAQRLMELMNGGNRYIAAVVQIDSKQLRILIREIYQDPSQRGRISFPGKFGEGSLRGYVATGTYEDLDGDMLEDDDSNDDVEIEEDDTFGGDDEELGLDDIEQDIGEDDDINEE
- a CDS encoding CPBP family intramembrane metalloprotease, whose translation is MTDNAAEIAAPAPRGRWPLAVVVWIDLAIVVALVLLTSALVQGLGLGIAARAQGLTPDQLRGMDESGLLRLLGIRWIFISTLLQNLIFIAVPLVRVRLLRRSPLASIGIGLPAWPILIGASVGMGILALLMNVGLGLFFSQVLHIEQNQSAQFGALISRGDYFGQLLFAIMAVVIAPLGEETLFRGYLFHALRGSDRPWQLGLAMAFSAGLFSAVHLFNVTQGQIALVVPIFLLGLVFVGGAYLTKSILPGIIAHMMFNSLGVLGLLVCVNVPALGCPI
- the miaB gene encoding tRNA (N6-isopentenyl adenosine(37)-C2)-methylthiotransferase MiaB gives rise to the protein MPFEAFQNTAPATSRDTTPRERRYYVWTVGCQMNISDSERLESALQGVGYAPAERPEEASFIVLNSCSVRASAEERIIGKLGELQRVKREQPDTRIVLWGCMVGPNNQSIFRQKLPVVDHFVSPSAVDEVLALAPNPVYQLEDPALPVASWEHPPVSVHVPIQYGCNMNCAFCVIPSRRGRERSRPLEEIVDEVARIVARGAKEIVLLGQIVDSWGHDLPGRPTLADLLRAVHEVPGLVRLRFLTSHPAWMTDKLIQTVAELPRCMPEINLPVQAGHDEILKIMRRGYTVQRYRDLIGRIRAAIPHVSMTTDIIVGHPAEQRHHFEGTVDLVREIGFGKVHIAAYSWRPGTRAGDMEQDPAFAVPEEEKQARRVELERLQEEISAQQNTAYLGQTVEVLVEGESKGKWRGRSPQNKLVFFSDAQDWTGRLALVRVRHTGAWSLQGDLVGEGTPA
- a CDS encoding PDZ domain-containing protein, producing the protein MSQNNREHSMGWLRRLPRQAWYMIGGLVFVWCVAGSALAGWAVGQSAARYQGKIELATAVARAMQLPDLGVLVTRLDRSGPAASSGVRRGDVIVAVNRSSVQDGQDLAERIKIFHPGDSVSLQIIRDDSEISLDITLAPFPGAKARPYMGIYYTSRPEAPGDL